A region from the Cannabis sativa cultivar Pink pepper isolate KNU-18-1 chromosome 9, ASM2916894v1, whole genome shotgun sequence genome encodes:
- the LOC115721928 gene encoding probable potassium transporter 17, whose translation MDPPQLDPLSSPDTLSEVVVDSTPGAAFRHLRSTTSDKNQENSRWGTLLLSYKTLGVVFGGLVTSPLYVYPSMPLKSPTEDDYLGIYSIMFWTLTLIGVVKYACIALKADDQGEGGTFALYSKLCRNMNIGIVSRKYSNSNNDLKNQSALGMFFERSIVARRVLLFIAILGMCMLIGDGILTPAISVLSAMDGVRGPFPSVSKSAVEGLSAAVLVVLFLLQKFGTSRVSFLFSPIMAAWTFCTPMVGIYSIIRYYPGIFKAVSPHYIFNFFSRNGKEGWLLLGGTVLCITGSEALFADLGHFNRKSIQMAFLFTIYPSLVLTYAGQTAYLIKFPNDHDDGFYKFIPKKIYWPIFAISTSAAIVASQSLISATFSVIKQSVVLDYFPRVKVVHTSPSKEGEVYSPEVNYILMILCVAVILIFGDGKDIGNAFGVVVILVMLITTILLTLVMIIIWRTPSYLVVLYFSVFFVMEGVYVSAVFTKIPEGGWIPFAISLILAFIMFGWFYGRQRKVAYELTYKITLERLGQLISDPSVQRVPGLCFFYTNIQDGLTPILGHYIKNMKSLHKVTIFTTLRYSLVPKVAPHERIVVNKLDYKGVYGCVIQYGYADPLDLEGDDFVRQVIISLQEHIRNNSCHLSTETLEIQEQISDLEEASKAGVVHVRGKTRFHVGNNCGWFDRIMLAFYEVLHSNCRSALPALGVPLTQRIEVGMLYEA comes from the exons ATGGATCCTCCTCAACTCGACCCACTTTCCTCGCCGGACACCTTGTCGGAGGTCGTCGTTGATTCCACTCCCGGCGCCGCATTCCGCCATCTTCGGTCTACTACTTCTGATAAAAACCAG GAAAATAGTAGATGGGGGACTCTGCTACTTTCCTACAAGACATTGGGagtggtttttggaggacttgttACATCTCCACTCTATGTGTATCCTTCTATGCCATTGAAATCTCCAACTGAAGATGACTATTTGGGCATCTATAGCATCATGTTTTGGACTCTTACTCTTATTGGGGTTGTCAAGTATGCTTGTATAGCTCTCAAAGCAGATGATCAAGGCGAAG GAGGAACATTTGCTTTATATTCGAAACTTTGTAGGAATATGAATATTGGAATTGTTTCTCGAAAATATTCAAACTCTAACAATGACTTGAAGAACCAGAGTGCACTTGGGATGTTTTTCGAAAGAAGTATAGTAGCAAGAAGGGTGTTGCTTTTCATTGCCATATTAGGCATGTGTATGCTAATCGGAGATGGGATACTCACACCAGCAATTTCAG TTCTGTCAGCAATGGATGGAGTAAGAGGACCTTTCCCTTCTGTCAGTAAAT CTGCGGTGGAAGGACTTTCTGCAGCGGTTCTAGTAGTTCTATTTCTCTTGCAAAAGTTTGGTACATCTCGAGTGAGTTTCCTTTTTTCGCCTATTATGGCTGCATGGACCTTTTGTACCCCCATGGTAGGTATCTATAGCATCATAAGGTATTATCCAGGCATATTTAAGGCTGTGTCACCACATTACATCTTCAATTTCTTTTCGAGAAATGGAAAGGAAGGCTGGTTGTTGCTTGGGGGCACTGTCCTTTGTATCACAG GTTCTGAAGCACTGTTTGCAGATCTTGGTCATTTCAATAGGAAATCAATTCAG ATGGCCTTTTTGTTCACAATTTACCCATCTCTAGTTCTGACATATGCTGGGCAAACAGCATACTTAATCAAGTTCCCGAATGATCATGATGATGGGTTTTACAAGTTTATACCGAAAAAGATATACTGGCCAATCTTTGCGATTTCCACATCGGCTGCAATAGTTGCTAGTCAGTCACTGATATCAGCCACTTTTTCTGTAATCAAGCAATCTGTGGTGCTTGATTATTTCCCTCGGGTAAAGGTAGTGCATACATCGCCTAGCAAAGAAGGCGAAGTTTACTCCCCCGAAGTGAATTACATCCTCATGATTCTTTGTGTTGCTGTCATACTTATATTTGGAGATGGAAAAGACATTGGAAATGCCTTTG GTGTTGTTGTCATTCTAGTCATGCTCATCACAACCATACTACTGACATTAGTCATGATCATCATTTGGAGAACACCATCTTATCTTGTTGTTCTGTACTTCTCAGTGTTTTTTGTCATGGAAGGAGTTTATGTGAGTGCAGTCTTCACTAAGATTCCCGAAGGTGGTTGGATTCCATTCGCCATTTCTCTTATCCTCGCCTTCATTATGTTTGGTTGGTTTTATGGAAGACAAAGAAAGGTTGCATACGAATTGACTTACAAAATAACCTTAGAGAGATTAGGACAACTAATATCGGATCCCAGTGTCCAAAGGGTACCGGGATTATGCTTCTTTTACACCAACATTCAAGATGGCCTCACTCCTATTCTTGGACATTACATCAAGAACATGAAATCCCTTCACAAAGTTACCATATTCACTACTCTTCGATACTCATTGGTTCCCAAGGTAGCTCCACACGAGAGAATCGTTGTCAACAAACTTGACTATAAAGGCGTCTATGGATGTGTGATTCAGTATGGCTATGCAGATCCTCTGGACCTTGAGGGAGATGACTTTGTTAGGCAAGTTATAATTAGCTTACAAGAACACATCCGAAACAACTCATGTCATCTATCAACCGAGACACTTGAAATTCAAGAACAAATTTCTGATTTGGAAGAAGCGAGCAAAGCAGGGGTGGTTCATGTTCGAGGAAAGACTAGATTTCATGTCGGGAATAACTGTGGTTGGTTTGACAGAATCATGCTCGCGTTTTATGAAGTCTTGCATAGTAACTGCAGGTCTGCTCTCCCTGCTTTGGGTGTGCCATTGACACAGCGAATCGAAGTTGGAATGCTTTACGAGGCATAA
- the LOC115722498 gene encoding sodium/hydrogen exchanger 8 isoform X1 has product MASVVEDPMLSYRILDEESSSSLSSNPSDAVIFVGISLVLGIACRHLLRGTRVPYTVGLLVLGIALGSIEYGTHHRLGKIGDGIRIWANIDPELLLAVFLPALLFESAFSMEVHQIKRCIAQMIILAGPGVLISTFCLGIALKLTFPYDWSWKTSLLLGGLLSATDPVAVVALLKELGAGKKLSTIIEGESLMNDGTAIVVYQLFFQMVLGKSFNWEAIIEFLAKVSLGAVGIGLAFGIASVLWLGFIFNDTVIEISLTLAVSYIAYFTAQEGAEVSGVLTVMTLGMFFAAAARTAFKGDGQQSLHHFWEMVSYIANTLVFILSGVVIAEGVLLDDHVFRDGHSWLYLVLLYVYVQVSRAMVVIVLFPFLRYLGYGLEWKEAIILIWSGLRGAVALSLSLSVKRSSDTSPLLSRQTGTLFVFFTGGIVFLTLIVNGSTTQFILHLLNMDKLSAAKRRILDYTKNEMLNKALETFGDLGEDEELGPADWPTVKRYIASLNNIEGERVHPHDAHESDNKLDPMNLNDIRERFLNGVQAAYWGMLDEGRITQSTANILMQSVDEALDFVSSEPLCDWKGLKSQVNFPNYYRFLQRSICPQKLVTYFTVERLESACYICAAFLRAHRIGRQQLHDFIGESEVASTVINESEAEGEEARKFLEDVRVTFPQVLRVVKTRQVTYSVLNRLIDYVQNLEKVGLLEKKEMLHLHDDVQTDLKKLLRNPPLVKIPKMRDVISAHPFMGALPPSICKPLESSTKEMMKLRGVTLYREGSKPNGIWLVSNGVVKWTSKSLKNKHSIHPTFTHGSTLGLYEVLTGKSYICDIVADSVVLCFFVETDKILSVLRSDPSVEDFLWQESAIILVKLLVPQIFEKMAMQDLRALVAERSIMTIYIRGETIEIPHHSMGFLLEGFVKTQGTQELITSPAALLPSHVHQSFQNLDTTAIKGASFSHKASCYLVETRARVIIFDISAFGSESKLERRSSSFVPRSVDHHPHRPLGREHGGLMSWPEHFYKQKQHRDFEGIGQEANSLSARAMQISIYGSMVNIRKYFRSYPGISVAKPSHSISYPTIPSHQDRPLVSVRSEGTVRKNLEGRNLTGETTLAPPRISTAPKDSHAEDSSDESGAEDEFIVRIDSPSRLSFRQAS; this is encoded by the exons ATGGCTTCCGTCGTTGAGGATCCTATGCTCTCCTACCGAATACTAGACGAAGAATCCTCTTCTTCTCTATCTTCCAATCCCTCAGATGCTGTCATCTTCGTCGGCATCTCTTTGGTGCTCGGAATTGCCTGCCGCCACCTCCTGCGTGGTACCAGAGTTCCTTATACCGTCGGCTTGCTCGTTCTCGGCATTGCTCTTGGATCTATag AATATGGTACACATCATCGACTGGGAAAGATTGGCGATGGCATTCGTATAT GGGCAAATATTGATCCTGAACTTCTATTGGCTGTTTTTCTTCCTGCCCTTCTATTTGAAAGTGCTTTTTCAATGGAAGTACACCAAATTAAG AGATGCATAGCACAAATGATTATACTAGCTGGTCCAGGTGTTCTGATATCAACATTCTGCCTCGGAATTGCTTTGAAG CTCACTTTTCCTTACGACTGGAGTTGGAAAACATCCTTGTTGCTTGGTGGGCTTCTAAGCGCTACTGATCCTGTAGCTGTTGTTGCACTTTTAAAAGAGCTTGGCGCGGGCAAGAAATTGAGTACAATTATTGAAGGAGAATCATTGATGAATGATGG GACAGCAATAGTGGTTTATCAGCTATTTTTCCAAATGGTTCTAGGAAAGAGCTTTAACTGGGAGGCTATAATTGAATTCTTAGCAAAAGTCTCGCTTGGAGC TGTAGGTATTGGTCTTGCTTTCGGAATAGCTTCTGTTCTTTGGCTTGGGTTTATATTTAATGATACAGTGATAGAAATTTCTCTCACACTTGCTGTGAGCTACATTGCCTATTTCACC GCACAAGAGGGGGCTGAGGTGTCCGGAGTTTTGACAGTGATGACATTGGGAAT GTTTTTTGCTGCAGCTGCAAGAACAGCTTTCAAGGGTGATGGTCAGCAAAGCTTGCATCATTTTTG GGAAATGGTTTCTTATATTGCTAACACACTAGTTTTCATCTTAAG TGGAGTGGTTATAGCTGAAGGTGTTCTTCTTGATGACCATGTCTTTCGAGAtg GACATTCATGGTTGTACCTAGTTCTTCTCTATGTTTATGTACAAGTTTCCCGTGCAATGGTTGTAATAGTATTGTTCCCCTTTCTGAGGTATCTTGGATATGGTTTGGAATGGAAAGAGGCTATTATTCTCATATGGTCAGGTTTGCGAGGGGCTGTTGCATTGTCACTTTCCTTGTCTGTCAAG CGTTCTAGTGACACTTCACCACTCCTCAGTCGTCAAACAGGAACTTTG TTTGTTTTCTTCACTGGTGGAATTGTTTTCTTGACTCTTATTGTAAATGGTTCAACCACACAATTCATTTTACACCTTCTAAACATGGATAAGCTATCTGCAGCAAAG AGGCGTATATTGGATTATACGAAGAATGAAATGTTGAACAAAGCACTAGAGACTTTTGGCGATCTTGGGGAAGATGAGGAACTGGGACCTGCTGACTGGCCTACAGTTAAACGATATATTGCAAGCTTAAATAACATTGAAGGAGAACGAGTGCATCCTCATGATGCAcatgaaagtgataataaattGGACCCAATGAATTTGAATGATATACGTGAACGTTTTTTGaatg GTGTCCAAGCTGCTTACTGGGGGATGCTTGATGAGGGAAGGATTACTCAATCTACTGCAAATATTTTGATGCAATCGGTGGATGAGGCACTTGACTTTGTTTCGAGTGAGCCTTTATGTGACTGGAAGGGATTAAAATCCCAAGTTAATTTTCCAAATTATTACAGGTTTCTTCAAAGAAGTATTTGTCCACAAAAGTTGGTAACTTATTTCACTGTGGAAAGGTTAGAATCTGCATGTTACATTTGTGCTGCCTTTCTTCGAGCACATAGAATTGGAAGACAGCAACTGCATGATTTCATAG GTGAAAGTGAAGTTGCTTCTACTGTCATCAATGAAAGTGaggcagaaggagaagaagcAAGAAAATTTCTAGAAGATGTCCGAGTAACATTTCCTCAG GTTCTGCGTGTTGTGAAAACCAGACAAGTAACATACTCAGTTCTGAACCGTTTGATCGACTACGTCCAAAACCTTGAAAAGGTTGGCCTATTGGAGAAAAAGGAGATGCTTCATCTTCATGATGATGTTCAG ACCGACTTGAAAAAGCTTCTAAGAAATCCTCCACTAGTAAAAATTCCAAAAATGAGAGATGTGATCAGTGCCCATCCCTTCATGGGAGCTCTTCCTCCTTCTATTTGTAAACCACTTGAAAGTTCAACCAAGGAAATGATGAAATTACGTGGTGTGACACTTTACAGGGAAGGATCGAAGCCTAATGGAATATGGCTTGTTTCCAATGGGGTAGTCAAG TGGACGAGTAAGAGCTTAAAAAACAAACATTCGATACATCCAACTTTTACTCATGGGAGTACTTTGGGCTTATATGAAGTGCTAACTGGAAAATCATACATATGTGACATAGTAGCGGATTCTGTGGTTCTCTGTTTCTTTGTTGAAACAGATAAGATACTGTCTGTTCTAAGATCTGATCCTTCAGTAGAAGACTTCCTTTGGCAG GAAAGTGCTATAATTCTTGTCAAACTCTTGGTCCCTCAAATATTCGAGAAAATGGCAATGCAAGATTTAAGGGCTCTTGTTGCTGAAAGGTCAATCATGACTATATACATTAGGGGGGAAACTATAGAAATTCCCCACCACTCCATGGGTTTTTTATTAGAAGGATTTGTCAAAACCCAAGGCACCCAAGAATTGATTACATCACCTGCAGCTCTCTTACCTTCGCATGTGCATCAAAGCTTTCAAAATCTTGACACAACAG CCATCAAAGGAGCCAGCTTTTCCCATAAAGCATCCTGCTATTTAGTTGAAACGAGAGCACGAGTAATTATTTTTGATATATCTGCATTTGGATCAGAAAGTAAGCTTGAGAGAAGGTCTTCCTCATTTGTTCCACGTTCTGTAGATCATCATCCTCATAGACCTCTTGGTCGAGAACATGGCGGTCTTATGAGTTGGCCTGAACATTTCtacaaacaaaaacaacatagGGACTTTGAAGGGATTGGCCAAGAAGCTAACAGCTTGTCGGCTAGAGCAATGCAGATAAGCATTTATGGCAGCATG GTTAACATCCGCAAATACTTTCGTAGTTATCCAGGAATTAGTGTGGCTAAGCCGTCACACAGCATATCATATCCTACAATTCCCTCACACCAGGACCGTCCACTTGTTTCTGTCAGATCAGAAGGGACCGTGAGAAAGAACTTAGAAGGGAGAAATCTCACTGGAGAAACTACTTTGGCACCACCGCGAATAAGTACAGCTCCAAAAGACAGTCATGCTGAAGATTCAAGTGATGAATCTGGTGCTGAGGATGAATTTATAGTGAGAATTGATTCACCAAGTAGGCTTTCTTTTCGTCAGGCTTCTTAA
- the LOC115722535 gene encoding transcription factor MAMYB, with protein sequence MEFLDEDARPKFLFKARPQPAPSATDPQTHPTNKLCNPILLLTVSLSFLLFLLSIFFLQSEPFKSLLLWLSFSFILGPFAPASFTGGDISVGQGPVLDLPEESSQSDEDTKKRGSQKRSKVRRYEEVPVDSVPVVENLNGSVRERKNKKNDDNGVVVFGEEEKEWVEEEIEVLKKQLLKNPVGKPRRWEVIAEAFSGRHKVESVIKKAKELGEKKSNDADSYSEFLKKRNKTADQRIELGSNEGGSDGVGSMAENGVVSWASGEDIALLNALKAFPKEVSMRWEKIAAAVPGKSKAACMKRVTELKKDFRSSKASTIVEN encoded by the coding sequence ATGGAGTTCTTGGACGAGGATGCCAGGCCCAAGTTCCTCTTTAAGGCACGGCCACAACCTGCTCCTTCGGCCACAGATCCACAAACTCACCCCACCAATAAGCTATGCAACCCAATCCTCCTCCTCACAGTTTCACTCTCATTCCTTCTCTTCCTCCTCTCCATCTTCTTCCTCCAATCCGAACCCTTTAAATCTCTCCTCTTATGGCTCTCCTTCTCCTTCATTTTAGGCCCATTCGCCCCTGCTTCCTTCACAGGCGGTGACattagcgttggtcaaggtccGGTTCTTGATCTCCCAGAAGAGTCATCCCAATCTGATGAGGATACCAAGAAGAGGGGTTCTCAGAAGAGGTCTAAAGTTCGTCGATATGAGGAAGTGCCAGTTGATTCAGTACCGGTGGTTGAAAATCTTAATGGGTCTGTGAGAGAACGGAAGAACAAGAAGAATGATGACAATGGGGTTGTAGTTTTTGGGGAAGAAGAAAAGGAGTGGGTTGAGGAGGAAATTGAGGTTCTGAAAAAGCAGCTTTTGAAGAATCCGGTGGGGAAGCCGAGGCGGTGGGAAGTGATTGCTGAGGCTTTCTCGGGTCGGCATAAGGTGGAGAGTGTGATCAAGAAGGCCAAGGAGTTAGGGGAGAAGAAATCGAACGATGCTGATTCGTATTCGGAGTTCTTGAAGAAGAGGAATAAAACAGCAGATCAGAGAATTGAGCTTGGTTCAAATGAAGGAGGATCTGATGGTGTTGGTTCAATGGCAGAAAATGGAGTTGTGAGTTGGGCTAGTGGAGAAGACATTGCTTTGCTTAATGCTTTGAAGGCTTTTCCTAAGGAGGTTTCGATGAGGTGGGAGAAAATTGCTGCTGCTGTTCCTGGAAAATCCAAGGCAGCCTGTATGAAGAGAGTTACTGAACTCAAGAAAGATTTTAGAAGCTCAAAAGCTTCTACTATTGTTGAGAATTAG
- the LOC115722498 gene encoding sodium/hydrogen exchanger 7 isoform X2, giving the protein MMAIVVYQLFFQMVLGKSFNWEAIIEFLAKVSLGAVGIGLAFGIASVLWLGFIFNDTVIEISLTLAVSYIAYFTAQEGAEVSGVLTVMTLGMFFAAAARTAFKGDGQQSLHHFWEMVSYIANTLVFILSGVVIAEGVLLDDHVFRDGHSWLYLVLLYVYVQVSRAMVVIVLFPFLRYLGYGLEWKEAIILIWSGLRGAVALSLSLSVKRSSDTSPLLSRQTGTLFVFFTGGIVFLTLIVNGSTTQFILHLLNMDKLSAAKRRILDYTKNEMLNKALETFGDLGEDEELGPADWPTVKRYIASLNNIEGERVHPHDAHESDNKLDPMNLNDIRERFLNGVQAAYWGMLDEGRITQSTANILMQSVDEALDFVSSEPLCDWKGLKSQVNFPNYYRFLQRSICPQKLVTYFTVERLESACYICAAFLRAHRIGRQQLHDFIGESEVASTVINESEAEGEEARKFLEDVRVTFPQVLRVVKTRQVTYSVLNRLIDYVQNLEKVGLLEKKEMLHLHDDVQTDLKKLLRNPPLVKIPKMRDVISAHPFMGALPPSICKPLESSTKEMMKLRGVTLYREGSKPNGIWLVSNGVVKWTSKSLKNKHSIHPTFTHGSTLGLYEVLTGKSYICDIVADSVVLCFFVETDKILSVLRSDPSVEDFLWQESAIILVKLLVPQIFEKMAMQDLRALVAERSIMTIYIRGETIEIPHHSMGFLLEGFVKTQGTQELITSPAALLPSHVHQSFQNLDTTAIKGASFSHKASCYLVETRARVIIFDISAFGSESKLERRSSSFVPRSVDHHPHRPLGREHGGLMSWPEHFYKQKQHRDFEGIGQEANSLSARAMQISIYGSMVNIRKYFRSYPGISVAKPSHSISYPTIPSHQDRPLVSVRSEGTVRKNLEGRNLTGETTLAPPRISTAPKDSHAEDSSDESGAEDEFIVRIDSPSRLSFRQAS; this is encoded by the exons ATGATGG CAATAGTGGTTTATCAGCTATTTTTCCAAATGGTTCTAGGAAAGAGCTTTAACTGGGAGGCTATAATTGAATTCTTAGCAAAAGTCTCGCTTGGAGC TGTAGGTATTGGTCTTGCTTTCGGAATAGCTTCTGTTCTTTGGCTTGGGTTTATATTTAATGATACAGTGATAGAAATTTCTCTCACACTTGCTGTGAGCTACATTGCCTATTTCACC GCACAAGAGGGGGCTGAGGTGTCCGGAGTTTTGACAGTGATGACATTGGGAAT GTTTTTTGCTGCAGCTGCAAGAACAGCTTTCAAGGGTGATGGTCAGCAAAGCTTGCATCATTTTTG GGAAATGGTTTCTTATATTGCTAACACACTAGTTTTCATCTTAAG TGGAGTGGTTATAGCTGAAGGTGTTCTTCTTGATGACCATGTCTTTCGAGAtg GACATTCATGGTTGTACCTAGTTCTTCTCTATGTTTATGTACAAGTTTCCCGTGCAATGGTTGTAATAGTATTGTTCCCCTTTCTGAGGTATCTTGGATATGGTTTGGAATGGAAAGAGGCTATTATTCTCATATGGTCAGGTTTGCGAGGGGCTGTTGCATTGTCACTTTCCTTGTCTGTCAAG CGTTCTAGTGACACTTCACCACTCCTCAGTCGTCAAACAGGAACTTTG TTTGTTTTCTTCACTGGTGGAATTGTTTTCTTGACTCTTATTGTAAATGGTTCAACCACACAATTCATTTTACACCTTCTAAACATGGATAAGCTATCTGCAGCAAAG AGGCGTATATTGGATTATACGAAGAATGAAATGTTGAACAAAGCACTAGAGACTTTTGGCGATCTTGGGGAAGATGAGGAACTGGGACCTGCTGACTGGCCTACAGTTAAACGATATATTGCAAGCTTAAATAACATTGAAGGAGAACGAGTGCATCCTCATGATGCAcatgaaagtgataataaattGGACCCAATGAATTTGAATGATATACGTGAACGTTTTTTGaatg GTGTCCAAGCTGCTTACTGGGGGATGCTTGATGAGGGAAGGATTACTCAATCTACTGCAAATATTTTGATGCAATCGGTGGATGAGGCACTTGACTTTGTTTCGAGTGAGCCTTTATGTGACTGGAAGGGATTAAAATCCCAAGTTAATTTTCCAAATTATTACAGGTTTCTTCAAAGAAGTATTTGTCCACAAAAGTTGGTAACTTATTTCACTGTGGAAAGGTTAGAATCTGCATGTTACATTTGTGCTGCCTTTCTTCGAGCACATAGAATTGGAAGACAGCAACTGCATGATTTCATAG GTGAAAGTGAAGTTGCTTCTACTGTCATCAATGAAAGTGaggcagaaggagaagaagcAAGAAAATTTCTAGAAGATGTCCGAGTAACATTTCCTCAG GTTCTGCGTGTTGTGAAAACCAGACAAGTAACATACTCAGTTCTGAACCGTTTGATCGACTACGTCCAAAACCTTGAAAAGGTTGGCCTATTGGAGAAAAAGGAGATGCTTCATCTTCATGATGATGTTCAG ACCGACTTGAAAAAGCTTCTAAGAAATCCTCCACTAGTAAAAATTCCAAAAATGAGAGATGTGATCAGTGCCCATCCCTTCATGGGAGCTCTTCCTCCTTCTATTTGTAAACCACTTGAAAGTTCAACCAAGGAAATGATGAAATTACGTGGTGTGACACTTTACAGGGAAGGATCGAAGCCTAATGGAATATGGCTTGTTTCCAATGGGGTAGTCAAG TGGACGAGTAAGAGCTTAAAAAACAAACATTCGATACATCCAACTTTTACTCATGGGAGTACTTTGGGCTTATATGAAGTGCTAACTGGAAAATCATACATATGTGACATAGTAGCGGATTCTGTGGTTCTCTGTTTCTTTGTTGAAACAGATAAGATACTGTCTGTTCTAAGATCTGATCCTTCAGTAGAAGACTTCCTTTGGCAG GAAAGTGCTATAATTCTTGTCAAACTCTTGGTCCCTCAAATATTCGAGAAAATGGCAATGCAAGATTTAAGGGCTCTTGTTGCTGAAAGGTCAATCATGACTATATACATTAGGGGGGAAACTATAGAAATTCCCCACCACTCCATGGGTTTTTTATTAGAAGGATTTGTCAAAACCCAAGGCACCCAAGAATTGATTACATCACCTGCAGCTCTCTTACCTTCGCATGTGCATCAAAGCTTTCAAAATCTTGACACAACAG CCATCAAAGGAGCCAGCTTTTCCCATAAAGCATCCTGCTATTTAGTTGAAACGAGAGCACGAGTAATTATTTTTGATATATCTGCATTTGGATCAGAAAGTAAGCTTGAGAGAAGGTCTTCCTCATTTGTTCCACGTTCTGTAGATCATCATCCTCATAGACCTCTTGGTCGAGAACATGGCGGTCTTATGAGTTGGCCTGAACATTTCtacaaacaaaaacaacatagGGACTTTGAAGGGATTGGCCAAGAAGCTAACAGCTTGTCGGCTAGAGCAATGCAGATAAGCATTTATGGCAGCATG GTTAACATCCGCAAATACTTTCGTAGTTATCCAGGAATTAGTGTGGCTAAGCCGTCACACAGCATATCATATCCTACAATTCCCTCACACCAGGACCGTCCACTTGTTTCTGTCAGATCAGAAGGGACCGTGAGAAAGAACTTAGAAGGGAGAAATCTCACTGGAGAAACTACTTTGGCACCACCGCGAATAAGTACAGCTCCAAAAGACAGTCATGCTGAAGATTCAAGTGATGAATCTGGTGCTGAGGATGAATTTATAGTGAGAATTGATTCACCAAGTAGGCTTTCTTTTCGTCAGGCTTCTTAA